In the Muricauda sp. MAR_2010_75 genome, one interval contains:
- a CDS encoding RNA polymerase sigma factor — MHLDNLIQQFQQKDKVAFETLYNMYADNICGVINVILKDPERSQELCQDVFVKIWNKSDQYDTSKGRFFTWILNIARNAAIDEMRSKSHKNQKKNLPVDSLVGIYESDEDLNGKIDTIGLQSLLKGLKEKCILLIDLLYFKGYTQKEAAKELKTPIGTIKTRIRSCISEIRKNMA, encoded by the coding sequence ATGCATCTAGATAACCTCATACAACAATTCCAACAAAAAGATAAAGTCGCGTTTGAGACGTTGTACAATATGTATGCGGATAATATTTGTGGGGTCATCAATGTCATTCTCAAGGACCCAGAGCGTTCCCAAGAACTTTGCCAGGATGTATTTGTGAAGATTTGGAACAAATCCGACCAGTACGACACCTCCAAAGGCCGATTTTTTACTTGGATATTGAATATTGCGCGGAATGCTGCCATCGATGAAATGCGCTCAAAATCCCATAAAAATCAAAAGAAAAACCTCCCCGTTGATTCTCTCGTAGGTATCTATGAAAGTGATGAGGACTTAAACGGAAAAATTGATACTATTGGACTGCAATCCCTATTGAAAGGGTTGAAGGAAAAGTGCATTCTTTTGATTGATTTGCTTTATTTTAAGGGATACACACAAAAAGAAGCTGCCAAGGAACTTAAAACACCCATTGGCACCATTAAAACACGAATACGAAGCTGTATTTCCGAAATTCGGAAAAATATGGCATAG
- a CDS encoding anti-sigma factor domain-containing protein, with translation MEVEKYIASGILELYVAGALTPEQNLEVQHYAIQYPEIKKEIEAIEAAMLELTRTTSPKMPEDGFTKIKAELDDVIPFTPASSEKKTPWGSYLGWAAAILFAAGTLWMYLQNTSLKSEIEISNQEKENLEEIISTTREEIANKESLLDELRDKNVTVIALGGQAVSPNSYAKAYWNQEEQKVIIDAKGLPDPPPGFTYQVWSLKLDPLTPTSIGLLDDLTSNDSKLFTLENPNPSEAFGITLEPEGGSETPTLEQLYTLGAVGA, from the coding sequence ATGGAAGTTGAAAAATACATAGCATCCGGAATTTTGGAACTCTACGTTGCAGGAGCGTTGACCCCTGAGCAAAACTTGGAGGTGCAGCATTATGCCATTCAATATCCTGAAATAAAGAAGGAAATAGAGGCGATTGAGGCTGCTATGCTGGAACTTACCCGCACAACTTCCCCAAAAATGCCGGAAGATGGCTTTACCAAAATAAAGGCTGAGTTGGATGATGTGATTCCGTTTACGCCTGCATCCTCTGAAAAGAAAACACCTTGGGGCAGCTATCTGGGTTGGGCGGCAGCCATACTTTTTGCTGCGGGTACACTTTGGATGTATTTACAGAACACCAGTTTAAAATCTGAAATTGAAATCAGTAATCAAGAAAAAGAAAATCTTGAGGAAATCATCTCCACAACCCGTGAAGAAATTGCCAACAAAGAGAGTCTATTGGATGAACTTCGCGATAAGAACGTAACGGTCATTGCCTTGGGTGGCCAAGCCGTTTCACCAAACTCCTATGCCAAGGCCTATTGGAACCAAGAAGAGCAAAAAGTCATTATTGATGCAAAAGGACTTCCAGACCCTCCACCGGGATTCACCTATCAGGTTTGGTCGTTGAAATTGGATCCTTTGACCCCAACCAGTATTGGTTTGTTGGATGATTTAACATCAAATGACTCCAAACTGTTCACGCTAGAAAATCCAAACCCATCCGAAGCATTTGGTATCACCTTGGAGCCCGAAGGTGGAAGCGAGACTCCAACCCTGGAACAATTGTACACCCTTGGGGCTGTAGGCGCATAA